The Psychrobacillus sp. FSL K6-2836 nucleotide sequence AAGCGGCTCGAATAATTGGATGCAGGTTGTCGTCAAGCAAGTTAAAGCTTATGGATTGATCGTGAAGGATAAGGTTTTCTTCTTATTTGTCATTGCTGGTATTTTGTTGGCACAAACATATATGCAATTGGATATGCTCATACCAGTTTATATGAAGGAAGCTATTGATAAGCAGGTACTTGGTAATCTGTTTAACAGGGAGTGGGCGGTAACGGGGGAAGGTTCGTTCGGTATTTTACTTTCGGAAAATGGATTATTAGTAGTGATGTTTACGGTATTTGTCACCAGATGGATGACGAAGTATCCGGAAAAGTGGGTATTCTTTCTATCCTCGTTTTTATACGCAGTGGCAATGCTTGTATTTCCGATGACAGCGAACTTCTGGGTTTTTCTAATTGCTATGGCAATCTTTACATTAGGAGAACTAGCAACGGTTGGATTGCAGGAAAGCTTTGTTTCAAAATTAGCTCCTGATGATATGAGGGGACAGTATTTTGCGGCGGCAAGTTTGCGCTATACAATTGGTCGTACAATTGCACCATTAGTATTTCCGCTAGTCACATGGATTGGGTTTACATGGACATTTGTTATACTAGCAGCTTTAGCGTTACTAAGTGGATTCATCTATCTGCTGATGTTTAAAGAATACAATAAACGAAAAAAAGAAATAGCCGTATAATTGGACAAGGGGTGTTCTCCTAATGAGAACACCCCTTGATTTTGTATAGGTATAACATAACTTTTGAATTTTAAATTTCATCCCGAAAAGCTCGGGGAATAATTTCCATGAAAGAAACACTTTCAATGCCGCGGTAAATTGTTCCACTGGTTGCCTTCTAACCTAAGCAACGTAAACCCTACCTTCTTTTACGTCCTTGCGACCCTGTAGCCGCTCCAGTGTGAATAAGTATTATCAAAAACACATATAGCAGAATGCCAATATCTAAAAACTATGTCGTACCAAATGTTAACTAGGACATTATCTCACACAAAAAAACAAATGTCAAATATGGTCAAAAATAACGAGCAAAAATGATATACTAATTCAATGGTAAATTAAGTAAAGTGGGTGGAGAAAATAGAACAATGGGATATCTTAAATGAGTTCAGAGAGAAAACAGGAAAGACTTGGATAAGAGGAGATGAAATGATGGAAGGGGACTTTCATCAGGTTGTTCATATTTGGATTATGAATGAAAAAGGAGAGTTTCTTATACAACAGCGTCAGCCTTGGAAAATAGGGTGGCCTAATATGTGGGACTGTGCTGCTGCAGGATCTGTTTTAGTAGGAGAAACTAGTGAAATAGGTGCTATGCGTGAAACTAAAGAAGAATTGGGCATTGAGCTACAAATGGATCATGCAGAGGTTGTATTTACTGTAAAGTTTTCTCGTGGTTTTGATGATCATTGGTTGGTAAAACAAGAAATAGATCTGGAACAATTAAATCTGCAGTACGAAGAGGTAGCAGATGCTAAATGGGCAACAATGGATGAAATACTCGAGCTTGTCGAAAGTAGGGATTTCATTCCTTATCATATTCTAGAACCGCTTTTCCAGATTAGCAGATCATCTATTTCTTTAAGGAAGGCTAGTCTATTAGATGCTGAAGAATTATTTGCGATGCAAAAAAAGGTTTTTCAACCTATT carries:
- a CDS encoding MDR family MFS transporter, which gives rise to MRIRDWDRSLKVRLFGEFFSNLSFWMVFPFLAIYFADEFGTSMAGILLVASQVFSVGSNLIGGYCADRFGRRTMLFFSATAEGLAFILFAFANSPWFDSPMLSFVAFTIAGMAGSLYHPASQAIVADVVPEKDRSTVFSVFYTSINISVVIGPIVGAVLFFNYRFVLLLVSGIIFCLVGLAIRFLTEETLPTDVRAQMASGSNNWMQVVVKQVKAYGLIVKDKVFFLFVIAGILLAQTYMQLDMLIPVYMKEAIDKQVLGNLFNREWAVTGEGSFGILLSENGLLVVMFTVFVTRWMTKYPEKWVFFLSSFLYAVAMLVFPMTANFWVFLIAMAIFTLGELATVGLQESFVSKLAPDDMRGQYFAAASLRYTIGRTIAPLVFPLVTWIGFTWTFVILAALALLSGFIYLLMFKEYNKRKKEIAV
- a CDS encoding bifunctional NUDIX hydrolase family protein/GNAT family N-acetyltransferase; its protein translation is MEKIEQWDILNEFREKTGKTWIRGDEMMEGDFHQVVHIWIMNEKGEFLIQQRQPWKIGWPNMWDCAAAGSVLVGETSEIGAMRETKEELGIELQMDHAEVVFTVKFSRGFDDHWLVKQEIDLEQLNLQYEEVADAKWATMDEILELVESRDFIPYHILEPLFQISRSSISLRKASLLDAEELFAMQKKVFQPIYEKYQDHDTSPVFQSFERFTERLQTGDYFKIYEDSLLVGSVHVYPKSSGIMRLHMINILQQFQGKGIAQKVMSRLESMYPQAQSWELDTIKQEQRNCYLYEKMGYLKTGDEWKVNEQMTLVHYTKLIGFNHLKPIST